A single region of the Xiphophorus maculatus strain JP 163 A chromosome 3, X_maculatus-5.0-male, whole genome shotgun sequence genome encodes:
- the ash1l gene encoding histone-lysine N-methyltransferase ASH1L isoform X3 yields the protein MDQRVKGGTPTATASTLDSTSAPEDSKQDQVAEKKRRAEGESGNAVKKEEEKRGPGGKREGDKGAVLELLIEGRCGGQQELQLSGRESNCPEGNVRVRIGLQAKRTKKPPKILESYVCKPTIRTYQRQGRGALLRADGEGRAVQQIKSSPATDEANREQRSGLDAVQATSKKTTSATPPPLAKSLSSSSSQPLSISSTLTSESTPASAPNISSQGTKTGKQVPIKLADKTDDNSNGSSEKVKKDKLPSVNGQSVPAGLKPCSPTTDQTTSATPSTPSKQTVSTSETRNEGNSSKKHNGLVQTAKQKELSNGRSSSNILGTSSSSKNKAGKLSGSSSASSTDSTVRSLVSSGSHKELSSKTKPDSAACHQITPKSQSSPSLDPSSAQSEGCDPSPLPLIDNKREKEKKAKKERRRDKKSRRDGPEADREKSEKRKNEVKKKKDKDGRSRHDKEKDQKHRTGDLWRDNLKNETGKADRISPERLRTQDNNAKCGETVGTTKLDKSSKKVTPVRLEEKEKTVDSCRLAKQSEPASTGDFSKSKEQDVSRHPVVPPPLSMSSAPPPLAPSSSHIPVSPPSSPREQDSRPLKKRKARRPSWTKLVHRAHRAENQEASSDSLHNPSLSFPQITKTSFPSKTAVQQSDELQSAPLSSLSSCSPPVSLAAPKQTHPISDSARKRGRPKSHSSSLDEPPPRLSPNDIPSEDPIVGCDRSKKAPVLVPILQSKSNPKKRGRPPKRPFPEDQGEDALNPPNRKERSEDFYPPERGNRQLKIRRLINEIKKRKKRRLHKVIMAGYMGKEGRGREVVDGKTSLRMCKSIEDTTVHTLSALSSSFGSTLGPQINVSKRGTIYMGKRRGRKPKSQSANLNSSSQNSTQSSLFTSPPEASLFSSSQPHPPPSHPFPSPSLTHSSGAQSPYSEGSLTEPTSSLLFSHHFSLPSPSSSCTSPRPPSSSSLSPFVKKSCPCQGRHQFPFHQSSCKLSGATASMHHVPGSPSHLKEATPSPRSESHSDETLPSDSGIGTDNNSVSERGEMRGARGILRMGHGSGVILGGQRLPPSLVDRPSPVSSPLSQVARHSNTINISNTAERHRDRHRHRRRDYDCPASCACLCTCLGHNKCTHSDYYSCLGHSALKRQKNKHKKKHQQMHMQDPEFLAELDDLIAQFNEVHIGRRSWARTGFGQGFDGGRRHHSSSHSHRSNIFRINLNGFYSPHPVSFPAAPSFTPQPFYPCHCNRKLDRRQCGCPSKFQETIENMGYYGSYPPAPPSLYHHLPSSFPLPPPHQYAPHQSHHAHFLLNPARFHRRRSRLLRDGALGGEVEGDLGASSRGASSGFVSGLSCGWGRSEHKHKHRHRLCERNMETEEELQDEEEEDGMDRELLSGSKTQSGFIFGQVEGRRKGGKGPGSMLSKDSPWLRQNGSIPFSAATSSSSCSLAERYKNTSLTSLGLGSTHLSSFGGGWGGLGHNWATFGSLGSPGFGTLNPSWRGFSGDKHMGRLATSEGEDEDGEDDVDDSHLYAPKHTNLFTSAAMSAVGRGLRSGLSSRIPGNGEKSWRRDEPAWTERREAGLQGDSRSRGQRRSVPTPDCAAVKNKRGPGRPRKHPLPSAVSSPTCSSHATPSMSPADFVPEAGGGAEEAVPEKRGGGGNTVQQVMDLESQARRKRGRKRKHGDSPCHQSTVC from the exons ATGGACCAGAGAGTGAAGGGGGGGACCCCTACAGCCACCGCCTCCACTCTGGACTCTACTTCTGCTCCTGAAGACTCTAAGCAGGACCAAGTGgcagagaaaaagaggagagcagagggggAGAGTGGCAATGCTGtgaaaaaagaggaggagaaaagaggacCAGGAGGAAAAAGGGAAGGGGACAAGGGAGCAGTGCTGGAGCTGCTCATCGAGGGGCGCTGTGGAGGGCAGCAGGAGCTCCAGCTTTCTGGCAGGGAGTCAAACTGCCCCGAGGGGAACGTAAGGGTCCGGATTGGACTCCAGGCCAAGCGCACCAAAAAGCCGCCCAAGATTTTGGAGAGCTACGTGTGCAAGCCCACCATCAGGACGTATCAGAGACAAGGCAGGGGGGCTCTGCTGAGGGCAGATGGAGAGGGAAGAGCAGTCCAGCAGATCAAAAGCAGCCCAGCCACAGACGAGGCAAACAGGGAGCAGCGATCGGGCTTGGATGCCGTCCAGGCCACATCCAAAAAAACTACATCTGCTACTCCACCGCCGCTTGCAAAGTCATTATCATCCTCGTCATCGCAGCCTTTGTCGATATCCTCGACATTAACTTCAGAGTCTACTCCTGCTTCTGCCCCTAACATATCAAGCCAAGGAACCAAGACTGGCAAACAG GTTCCTATCAAGCTGGCCGATAAGACGGACGATAATTCAAATGGTTCATCAGAGAAAGTGAAGAAAGACAAGCTTCCAAGTGTTAATGGACAGTCTGTCCCTGCAGGACTTAAACCCTGCTCTCCCACAACAGATCAGACAACTTCAGCCACTCCGTCCACACCGAGCAAGCAGACAGTCTCCACTTCAGAAACCAGGAATGAAGGGAACAGCTCCAAGAAACACAATGGTTTGGTTCAGACAGCAAAACAGAAGGAACTATCGAATGGGAGGAGTTCTTCAAATATCCTTGGCACTTCATCCTCATCAAAAAACAAAGCTGGAAAACTCAGCGGTTCGTCTTCTGCTTCTTCCACAGATTCCACAGTGAGGTCTCTGGTGTCTTCTGGCTCCCATAAAGAGCTTTCCAGTAAGACTAAGCCAGACTCTGCTGCCTGTCACCAAATCACCCCCAAATCACAGTCTTCCCCCTCCTTGGATCCTTCCTCTGCCCAGTCAGAGGGTTGTGATCCCTCTCCACTACCCCTGATAGACaataagagagagaaagagaagaaagccAAGAAGGAGAGACGTAGAGATAAAAAATCAAGGAGAGATGGACCAGaggcagacagagaaaaaagtgaaaaaagaaagaatgaggTTAAGAAAAAGAAGGACAAGGATGGAAGATCAAGACATGACAAAGAAAAGGATCAGAAACACAGAACTGGTGATTTATGGAGGGATAACCTAAAGAATGAGACTGGAAAAGCAGATAGGATAAGCCCTGAAAGATTGAGGACACAAGATAATAATGCAAAATGTGGTGAAACAGTTGGTACTACTAAATTAGATAAAAGCTCTAAAAAAGTGACTCCAGTCAGActagaggagaaagaaaagacagtTGACAGTTGTAGGCTTGCTAAACAAAGTGAGCCTGCTTCAACAGGTGATTTCAGTAAATCAAAAGAACAAGACGTATCAAGGCACCCAGTAGTGCCTCCGCCTCTCTCTATGTCctcagctcctccccctttgGCCCCGTCTTCCTCTCACATTCCTGTTTCTCCCCCCTCTTCGCCCCGGGAGCAGGACAGCCGACCACTCAAGAAACGCAAAGCCAGAAGGCCCAGCTGGACCAAGCTGGTACATCGCGCCCACAGAGCGGAAAATCAGGAAGCTTCTTCGGATTCCCTGCATAATCCATCGCTAAGTTTCCCCCAGATCACTAAGACATCGTTTCCATCCAAAACCGCTGTTCAGCAGAGCGATGAGTTGCAGTCAGCGCCCCTGAGCTCCTTATCCAGCTGCTCCCCCCCAGTGTCTTTAGCAGCCCCAAAACAAACTCACCCCATTTCAGATTCAGCCCGGAAGAGGGGCCGCCCCAAATCCCACAGCTCCAGTTTGGATGAGCCTCCTCCTCGACTTTCACCAAATGATATTCCCTCTGAGGATCCCATTGTAGGCTGTGACAGATCTAAAAAAGCCCCGGTGTTGGTACCAATACTGCAGTCTAAGTCCAACCCTAAGAAACGAGGGCGTCCCCCCAAAAGACCCTTCCCAGAGGACCAGGGTGAAGATGCACTGAATCCCCCCAATCGCAAGGAAAGGAGTGAAGACTTTTATCCTCCTGAACGGGGGAACCGGCAGCTAAAGATCAGGAGACTgattaatgaaataaagaaaagaaagaagaggagaCTTCACAAAGTAATTATGGCTGGTTACATGGGGAAGGAGGGCAGAGGAAGAGAGGTAGTGGATGGTAAAACCTCATTGAGAATGTGTAAATCGATTGAGGACACAACAGTTCACACCCTTTCAGCCCTGTCCTCTTCATTTGGGAGCACACTGGGCCCTCAGATCAATGTAAGCAAAAGAGGGACCATTTACATGGGCAAGAGGCGAGGACGCAAGCCTAAGTCCCAATCTGCGAACCTAAACTCTAGCTCCCAGAACTCCACTCAGTCTTCTTTGTTTACCAGTCCCCCTGAAGCATCTCTTTTCTCATCTAGCCAGCCACACCCACCCCCATCTCACCCATTTCCTTCCCCATCACTTACCCACTCTAGTGGAGCCCAGAGTCCTTACAGTGAAGGCAGCCTCACAGAACCAACATCCTCCCTCCTCTTTTCCCACCACTTCTCTCTCCCTTCCCCATCTTCCTCTTGTACATCCCCAcgtcctccttcctcctcttccctctCCCCCTTTGTAAAAAAGAGCTGTCCATGTCAAGGGAGACATCAGTTTCCCTTTCACCAGTCTTCATGTAAGCTCTCGGGTGCCACTGCTTCAATGCACCATGTACCGGGTTCCCCGAGTCACCTGAAGGAGGCCACCCCCTCACCAAGGAGCGAGTCACACAGTGACGAGACGCTGCCCAGCGACAGTGGGATAGGAACAGATAATAACAGCGTCTCTGAGCGAGGCGAGATGAGGGGAGCCCGAGGAATACTGAGGATGGGTCATGGGTCAGGGGTGATTCTGGGAGGTCAAAGGCTCCCTCCATCTCTTGTGGACCGACCCTCTCCGGTTTCGTCACCCCTCTCTCAGGTGGCCAGACACTCAAACACTATTAACATCTCAAACACGGCAGAGCGTCACAGAGACCGGCACCGACACAGGCGCAGGGATTATGACTGCCCCGCTTCCTGTGCCTGCCTGTGCACCTGCCTTGGACACAACAAGTGCACTCATTCCGACTATTACTCTTGCCTTGGACATAGTGCACTGAAGAGACAGAAGAACAAGCATAAGAAGAAGCACCAACAGATGCACATGCAAGACCCAGAGTTCCTAGCTGAACTGGATGATCTGATCGCTCAGTTCAACGAAGTTCACATTGGACGACGGAGCTGGGCGAGGACTGGATTTGGGCAGGGCTTTGACGGAGGAAGGCGACATCATTCTTCTTCTCATTCCCACCGGTCCAACATTTTCCGGATCAATCTGAATGGCTTCTACTCGCCACACCCTGTGTCCTTCCCAGCAGCTCCTTCCTTCACCCCTCAGCCCTTCTATCCTTGCCATTGTAACAGGAAACTGGACCGCCGGCAGTGCGGCTGCCCCTCAAAGTTCCAGGAAACAATTGAAAACATGGGCTATTATGGCAGCTACCCACCAGCACCACCGTCGCTATATCACCACCTCCCCAGCTCTTTCCCACTTCCACCTCCTCACCAGTACGCCCCCCATCAGTCCCACCACGCTCACTTCCTCCTCAACCCAGCCAGATTCCACAGGCGCAGAAGCAGGTTGCTCAGGGATGGAGCTTTAGGAGGAGAGGTAGAGGGGGATTTAGGGGCTAGCAGCAGAGGAGCAAGCTCTGGGTTCGTTTCTGGACTCTCTTGTGGCTGGGGGAGGAGCGAACATAAACATAAGCACCGTCACCGACTCTGTGAGCGAAACATGGAAACTGAAGAGGAGTTacaggatgaggaggaggaagacggcATGGATAGGGAGCTCTTGAGTGGTTCAAAGACACAATCAGGGTTCATTTTTGGGCAAGtagagggaagaagaaaagggggaaaaggACCAGGAAGCATGCTGTCTAAAGACTCACCTTGGTTGCGTCAAAATGGAAGCATTCCCTTCTCCGCTGCCACTTCCTCTTCATCATGTTCTTTGGCAGAGAGGTACAAAAACACATCTCTCACCTCTTTGGGCCTTGGCTCCACTCACCTGTCTTCATTTGGAGGAGGCTGGGGTGGCTTGGGCCACAACTGGGCAACATTTGGGAGTCTAGGAAGCCCAGGATTTGGAACCCTGAACCCCAGTTGGAGAGGCTTTTCCGGGGACAAACACATGGGCAGACTGGCTACCTCGGAAGGAGAAGATGAGGACGGTGAAGATGATGTCGACGACTCACACCTGTATGCTCCAAAACACACCAACCTGTTCACTTCTGCTGCCATGTCAGCAGTGGGGAGAGGCCTGAGGAGCGGATTGAGCAGCAGGATCCCTGGAAATGGAGAAAAGTCATGGAGGAGGGATGAGCCAGCgtggacagagaggagggaggcaG